The following proteins come from a genomic window of Desulfurococcus sp.:
- a CDS encoding ABC transporter permease gives MRFTVVKRREPVKHGAVLTSILSLTLGTAILAGLLSSQGVSLLEAAGTILVSFTSPSILVDFIVLSMLGYALLIPFKGSIWNIGAEGQFFISSLPVILLTTCIAPEPASLVHAASTIIASIVLAAAAGALWASIAGFLKAVLGIDEVPATIVLNYIAYYIIDALVSGPLKGRHVYGYLRTDEIPTAYRLYLNLPLSMSAGSPVASILAGFIYQSIYYLPWMLALATTAAATWYLLNKTQIGLRARILGSSPEYLESTGLSVKSTIILTMALSGAIIGFTSAFYVLSYSLRLSYPIEAQSAGYGYLAILVVWLSSLDFKLIPFSAYIMASLRVAGARLQISGLGGLEQSLLLTGLILSIYTLTRFLQEYQVSWR, from the coding sequence GTGAGGTTTACAGTAGTCAAGAGGAGGGAGCCAGTAAAGCATGGAGCCGTGTTAACAAGTATTCTCTCTCTGACACTAGGCACAGCTATACTAGCAGGCTTACTAAGCTCTCAGGGTGTTAGCCTCCTAGAGGCTGCCGGCACTATTCTAGTATCATTTACATCTCCTTCAATACTCGTCGACTTCATTGTTCTCTCAATGCTCGGGTATGCTCTGCTAATACCATTCAAGGGTTCGATCTGGAATATTGGAGCTGAAGGACAATTCTTTATTTCATCTCTACCTGTAATACTGTTAACTACGTGTATCGCACCGGAACCCGCTTCCCTGGTTCACGCAGCCTCCACTATAATTGCATCCATAGTTCTAGCAGCAGCTGCTGGAGCTCTCTGGGCTTCGATAGCCGGTTTCCTGAAGGCTGTCCTCGGTATTGATGAAGTACCCGCCACAATAGTCTTAAACTACATTGCATACTACATCATAGACGCGCTTGTCTCAGGCCCCTTAAAGGGGAGGCATGTCTACGGGTACCTGAGGACTGATGAAATTCCAACTGCATACAGGCTCTACTTGAATCTACCGTTATCGATGAGTGCAGGGAGCCCGGTTGCCAGCATACTAGCAGGCTTTATTTATCAATCCATATACTACCTGCCCTGGATGCTTGCGTTAGCTACCACGGCGGCTGCAACATGGTATCTGCTTAATAAGACCCAGATAGGGCTTAGAGCAAGGATACTAGGCTCGAGCCCAGAGTATCTTGAGAGCACGGGGTTAAGTGTTAAGTCAACAATAATTCTAACTATGGCTTTATCAGGAGCTATCATCGGCTTCACTTCAGCATTCTACGTGCTATCCTACTCGCTCAGGCTCAGCTATCCTATTGAAGCCCAGTCAGCTGGCTACGGCTACCTGGCAATACTAGTTGTCTGGCTTTCATCACTAGACTTCAAGTTGATACCGTTCTCAGCATACATCATGGCCTCGCTGAGGGTGGCGGGTGCGAGGCTTCAGATAAGTGGTTTAGGTGGACTAGAACAGTCGCTTCTGCTGACAGGCTTAATCCTCTCAATCTACACTTTAACGAGATTCCTACAGGAGTACCAGGTGTCATGGAGGTAG
- a CDS encoding ATP-binding cassette domain-containing protein, whose translation MQQVVSKRSGVGVESASLKNMLHEKPLVSVRNISKVFPGGIVALNNISMDVYRGETLVILGENGAGKSTLVKILYGVYTPSEGELYVDSERVVFYKPLDAIRRGIVMVSQVPQLIDRLTVRENLAIALSALKANKLYSSSRIDSLVEEVSGKIGLKVDLDVEAWELTYTQKQAVEMLRAILLDARLVLIDEALTYIPLREKRGFYTMLEAFKRNGGSILVVTHKISEALEVADRIAVLKRGSLAGILSREEASVERIRKLMFNGGSIEAAGSDSTPSSVQSEQCISVENLTVVDRHGRTVVRNASLAVRRGEIAGIAGVSGSGQRELLRAIVGLEQAVEGRVVIDRLDVTNKGVGVVRRLGVGYIPDSPLRDGASLDNTILENIAVLFQKDSLRVKWDQARRLAARILEKYNVLASSVDVPLKTLSGGNIMKVIIGRELEYSRCALIAYNPTRALDEASAILVRRAIKEKARSRGVGVLLASEDLDELLQLSDTVYVMNTGVLYGPFNKESIDRNLIEHLMVS comes from the coding sequence GTGCAGCAGGTGGTTAGCAAGCGTAGTGGGGTAGGCGTAGAGAGTGCCAGCTTGAAGAACATGCTGCACGAGAAACCACTGGTTTCCGTGAGGAATATCTCGAAGGTCTTCCCAGGTGGTATTGTAGCCCTAAACAACATTAGCATGGATGTGTATAGAGGGGAAACACTAGTTATCCTAGGTGAGAATGGAGCGGGAAAATCGACGCTCGTGAAGATACTATACGGAGTCTACACTCCAAGTGAAGGAGAACTATACGTTGACTCAGAGAGAGTAGTATTCTATAAGCCTCTGGATGCTATTAGGAGAGGTATTGTAATGGTGTCCCAGGTACCTCAGCTAATAGATAGATTAACAGTGAGAGAGAATCTCGCGATCGCTTTAAGCGCTCTTAAAGCTAACAAGCTGTACAGCTCCTCGAGAATAGATAGCTTGGTTGAAGAGGTAAGTGGGAAGATAGGGTTGAAGGTGGATCTGGATGTAGAAGCATGGGAGCTCACTTACACTCAAAAGCAGGCTGTTGAAATGCTTAGAGCAATACTCCTGGATGCCAGGCTAGTATTAATTGATGAGGCTTTAACGTACATCCCCTTAAGAGAGAAGCGTGGATTCTACACTATGCTAGAAGCATTTAAGAGGAATGGTGGTTCAATCCTGGTTGTAACACATAAGATCAGTGAGGCTCTGGAAGTAGCGGATAGAATAGCAGTCTTGAAACGGGGTAGTCTTGCAGGCATTCTAAGTAGAGAGGAGGCGTCAGTTGAGAGAATACGCAAGTTAATGTTTAACGGAGGAAGCATAGAGGCAGCAGGCAGCGACTCCACTCCTAGTAGCGTGCAGAGTGAGCAGTGTATTAGTGTAGAGAATCTAACAGTAGTAGATAGGCATGGGAGAACAGTAGTTAGAAACGCCAGCTTAGCCGTCAGAAGAGGTGAAATTGCAGGCATAGCCGGTGTATCTGGTAGTGGGCAGAGAGAGCTTCTAAGAGCTATCGTCGGGTTAGAGCAGGCTGTAGAAGGGCGTGTAGTCATAGATAGGCTGGATGTAACGAATAAAGGTGTAGGCGTGGTCAGGAGGCTTGGCGTCGGCTATATCCCGGACTCCCCTCTACGGGATGGAGCTTCACTCGACAATACGATTCTCGAGAATATCGCTGTATTATTCCAGAAGGATAGCCTGAGGGTGAAGTGGGATCAAGCTAGAAGACTGGCTGCAAGGATTCTAGAGAAGTATAACGTCCTAGCTAGCAGCGTTGACGTCCCCTTGAAGACGCTTTCGGGAGGCAATATAATGAAAGTTATTATAGGACGTGAGCTAGAGTACAGTAGATGCGCGCTAATAGCGTATAATCCAACAAGAGCCTTAGATGAAGCTTCAGCTATACTAGTGCGAAGAGCAATCAAGGAGAAAGCCCGTAGCAGGGGGGTTGGAGTTCTACTAGCAAGCGAAGACCTGGATGAATTACTCCAGTTGAGCGATACGGTGTACGTAATGAATACCGGGGTGCTCTACGGCCCCTTCAACAAAGAGTCTATTGATAGAAACTTAATCGAGCACCTCATGGTGTCCTAG
- a CDS encoding ABC transporter permease, producing the protein MLDFNPEPLLAAFATLYLVSLGHSLMERSGVLNLAIDGVFFLSTGIAVSLAVSLYNYLSPLGFESALPALAAILLTGVLTSLIGVFMAWTLTALPVNHGALGLSLQFVGYGLGVMIGYPTRQYTGSIEPYTLPHGYTSLLTPLILVLTWGLTAHVLLEKTTLGASIKACGENPHAASSLGVDVLKTRIIAGALGFYILGVGSALYPLAWQRYWDIQLYRLGYGWLAFTIALASGRRPLHLIPLSLFFGGLVEYSIRLQAVAGIPVDVAKLIPFAATLGVMVLYGATRLRRIYAPPSSLGRLFYREDRST; encoded by the coding sequence ATGCTCGACTTTAATCCTGAACCCTTGCTCGCTGCATTTGCAACACTATACCTTGTCTCCTTAGGCCACAGCCTCATGGAGAGATCAGGTGTGCTGAACCTAGCTATTGACGGCGTTTTCTTTCTTTCAACTGGGATAGCTGTAAGCCTGGCTGTAAGCCTCTACAACTACCTCTCACCCCTGGGATTCGAGAGCGCTCTCCCAGCGCTAGCAGCTATACTGCTAACCGGGGTGCTTACATCACTTATAGGAGTCTTCATGGCATGGACTCTCACCGCACTACCCGTTAACCATGGTGCCCTAGGACTCTCACTACAGTTTGTAGGGTATGGTCTAGGCGTAATGATAGGTTATCCTACCCGCCAGTATACTGGAAGTATAGAACCCTATACCTTGCCCCACGGGTATACATCGCTACTAACTCCATTAATATTAGTTCTTACCTGGGGGCTTACAGCCCACGTGCTCCTCGAGAAGACTACGCTGGGAGCCTCCATTAAAGCCTGTGGTGAGAATCCTCATGCAGCATCATCCCTGGGAGTGGATGTCTTGAAGACAAGGATTATAGCTGGTGCTCTAGGATTCTATATTCTAGGAGTGGGTTCAGCACTCTACCCGCTGGCCTGGCAGAGATACTGGGATATACAGCTGTATAGGCTTGGATACGGTTGGCTCGCCTTCACAATAGCACTTGCAAGTGGCAGACGCCCCCTCCACTTAATCCCCTTATCACTATTTTTCGGGGGTCTCGTAGAGTACAGTATTAGATTGCAGGCTGTAGCAGGTATACCAGTAGATGTAGCTAAACTAATACCTTTCGCTGCAACCCTAGGGGTCATGGTGCTCTACGGGGCAACGAGACTACGACGCATTTACGCTCCACCATCTAGTCTAGGCAGGCTATTCTACAGGGAGGATAGATCGACTTAA
- a CDS encoding BMP family ABC transporter substrate-binding protein, translated as MRTTSIIALLVVASLVAGLTGFTLGQVAAPVVYKPGYSPPEKVRAAWIYIGPVGDAGWSYMHDVARRYVAALFSDWLETTYIESVPEDQLIARIDELVAQGYNVIFTTSFEYMDKTIEAARKYPNVMFFHCSGYKRAPNVGTYFADLYQVYYLNGLIAGALTRTGRIGYIAAFLIPEVVRHINAFAIGAREVGEQLGKNITVHVIEIGAWYSPDKARQAAETLRTVFNVDVLAFTEDSTAIVEYAEANNIYVFSHYGPMLKYGPNYVVSGQLVRWEVIYADILLKVKAGIYRPDNLDKVDYWYLLNTGAVELGADVAENGSIIAVNPRYINLLRSIEVRDKLTGEKLSVYDLVLKRYWEMKGAYATLPFQGVSIAHVYENVTSISLNWGGRIGVKPYLIAPVFDPFTGPFEAYCIFPPDAAVSSYCKGRAAGTVVSFPSGYRASHQDLWTMDYFLPWVIKH; from the coding sequence ATGAGAACTACTTCCATAATAGCCTTGCTCGTAGTTGCATCACTTGTAGCTGGCTTAACAGGATTTACGCTGGGGCAGGTAGCAGCCCCAGTAGTGTATAAACCAGGCTACTCTCCCCCAGAGAAAGTGAGGGCTGCATGGATCTACATTGGGCCTGTAGGTGACGCTGGATGGTCGTACATGCATGATGTAGCTAGGAGGTACGTAGCCGCTCTCTTCAGTGACTGGCTTGAAACAACATATATTGAATCAGTACCAGAGGATCAACTCATCGCGAGAATAGATGAGCTAGTAGCTCAAGGCTACAACGTGATCTTCACGACGAGCTTCGAGTACATGGATAAAACCATAGAAGCTGCGAGAAAATACCCTAATGTAATGTTCTTCCACTGCTCTGGGTACAAGAGGGCTCCTAATGTTGGAACATACTTCGCGGATCTCTACCAGGTATACTATTTGAATGGGTTGATTGCTGGAGCTCTCACTAGAACAGGCAGGATAGGCTACATAGCGGCATTCCTCATACCCGAGGTGGTGAGACACATAAATGCCTTCGCGATAGGTGCTAGAGAAGTCGGTGAGCAGCTAGGTAAGAATATCACAGTACACGTCATAGAGATTGGAGCCTGGTACTCGCCGGATAAAGCCAGGCAGGCTGCTGAAACGCTGAGAACAGTGTTCAATGTAGATGTCCTCGCCTTCACGGAGGATTCAACAGCTATAGTAGAATACGCTGAAGCTAACAATATATATGTGTTCAGCCACTATGGGCCCATGCTTAAATACGGCCCTAACTACGTGGTGAGCGGCCAGCTTGTTAGATGGGAGGTAATATACGCTGACATACTACTCAAGGTTAAAGCAGGGATCTACAGGCCAGATAACCTTGATAAAGTAGACTACTGGTACCTCTTGAACACAGGGGCGGTAGAACTTGGAGCTGATGTAGCAGAGAATGGGAGCATTATAGCAGTAAACCCGAGGTACATTAATCTACTGAGGAGCATAGAAGTTAGAGATAAGCTAACTGGTGAGAAGCTAAGCGTCTACGATCTCGTATTGAAGAGATACTGGGAAATGAAGGGAGCCTACGCCACCCTCCCCTTCCAAGGGGTCTCGATAGCACACGTCTATGAGAATGTCACATCAATAAGCTTGAACTGGGGTGGCAGGATAGGGGTAAAACCATACCTTATCGCACCCGTCTTCGATCCATTCACAGGCCCGTTCGAAGCCTACTGTATATTCCCGCCTGACGCAGCTGTATCATCATACTGTAAGGGTAGAGCCGCCGGCACAGTGGTATCCTTCCCCTCAGGGTACAGGGCTAGTCATCAAGACCTATGGACTATGGACTACTTCCTACCCTGGGTGATCAAGCATTAA